The segment atatatatatatatatatatatatatatatatgaatatgcatatatatgtatatatgtatgtatatacatatgtatatatattcatacagacaagcacacacatgtatacatgcacactaacagatatttatgtatatatacatagctacacacacatatccataaatatatatgtatacatatacatatatatgtaatgtatgtatgaatatatatatatatatatatatatatatatatatatatatatacatatatatatatgcatatacacatgtatgtatatacatacatatatgcatttatgcatatatatgtgttatagatagattggtagatagatatacacatacgtatatataacatatacatacagaatatatctaaatgcatgtaagtatatgtagatacatgcatacatacatacatacacacagacacgcacatatgtgtatatatgtatatatatatatatatatatatatatatatatatatatatatatatatatattgtataaatgagTGGAGAATGCATTGAGATGATAATATAAGCAAATAACAGACATTGTCATTTTGTAGCTTATTAGCTGAATATAGAGCATGTGAGTTATAAAGACTAAATCAGGTCTAtatcttatttatgtatgtacattgatTTTCTAGTCGTATTTGCCAAGGAGTGACACATGGTGTATAGTTACAACAATCAGACATGTTATTTGCCTCGGCTTTTCGTTGGGTCGGTGAGAGAGGTCCCTCAGCTTCTTCTTCAGACCCAGTTGCTCAATTTCATCCTTGGTTTTCCGAATTAGGCTTAGCATTATCCTCCGGCGCTTGTAAGTAAGGACCAGGTCGAAGCCCACGCTCTTGTTGAGATCTTGCACACATGCTCGATCTGCCATTGACGATCTTGTGTCAGATATTTGGGTTGATCGCCAGAGAGAGTTCGAGTTGTGCAGTTGAGCTGATGGAACATTTCCCACCCTAATGGAAAGGCATTTTATTCTCAGCCAAGTAAATCACCTCAAATAAACCACTGAAGACCCTTCATTTCCTTCGTACCTGCAATGATTGTTTTGAGACTTCCTCGTCCGACGGAGCCTATTAGCTCTGAGGCTTTTATATACCATTGGGCTGTTTTATTTTCCATGGTAGACAATGTGTGCCGTGTTGtaagaaaacaacaaagataaatgCATTCTAAAACTACTCGATAGGATTTTTCCTCTCTTAATTTTCACTAGATGtgtgataataatgtaaaaatcGGGTGTTATCTGATAAAGATTTTTATATCATTGCCTCACGTCTCAGATTAATTTTCTTTCTGATATTGATTGTAATTATCAGCTACTCTAGTTGTTATCCTGAACATTTATCAAATTACGCATAAcgctaataatgattaataatgattcaATATCACGTTTAAGTTACATTGCTTTCAGCTTACGGGTGATGGCCATAGCTTTACTTTGCCATAATCTCATCAGCAAGTGAATTAAATATAGTGAGTAGTTAAGACGCAACTCTCCCTTGAAGTGAGACAAGCTTTCATGTCACAAAAGGCAATTGGCCTTTGCTACTATAGTCTGATGCGGATTTTCAAATGATATTTTCTCAGGTGATTTCAGGTTTTTAGATGAAATTGTGTATACGACGAAAGAGATGGTGTAGAACCGCTGAGATGTAGCATAACAAGTCACAGTGGAAACCCAGGAGTTCGAACCATTATTCCATATAATGTTAATATTCTTACTATTTCTATCGTCACTGCCGTTATGTTCTTAtagtatcattaccgttatcatagaTTGccattggtgttgtttttttctgtattaataTATCTGTTGTGTACTATCATAATAGTTTTGCTATTTTGAATTCTATCCTCATTTCTATCAgaattctcattatcactactgaaaatatatatatattttttttttggggggaggggggattaatgATGTAGAATCCACGTCATAATTTTAATTGGAATCACTTAAATGAAGTTAGTTATTAATCAATAATACTACAAAGGTGTGATGCATATCAGGAATCTGATCATCCAGTTACTATCATACAACAATGTAATCACTAAGTTTataccattaatatatatatatatatatagatagatagatagatagatagatagatagatagatagatagatagatatagatatatattcccaaatacatataataaaatcgtgcattatcatattgtttagcaaatatcaaaatgaaatgcAGTCTCAAATGCTTAACATGTTCACAATAATTGCAGAGGCTTCAATGTAAACAAGAAAATCTAATTACACTCCTTTTAAAATCAAAATACTTcccgaaaatgaaaatgaaattcctcttttcttatcttcctacCATCAGTCTTCGAACTATCAACTTTGGATCTTTAAAGCTTTAGAAAGCCTTTTCCCTTAGACCTTCCTCTGTAGGATAACACATGGTGTATACATCTGAGCGTCGGACACATCTGTTACTTGAGACGGCTTTCCCGCGGCTCGGTGAGAGAGGTCTCCCGGCGCCTTCTCCAGACCCAGTTGCTCTATTTCGTCCTTGGCTTCCTGGCTTAGGCTCAGACCCCAACGCTCGTAGGTAAGGACTAGGTCGTAGCCCACGCTCTTGCTGAGGTTCTTGTACACATGGTCGATCTGCCGTTGGTGATCTTGTGCCAAATATTTGGCTTCGTCGTCAGAAAGAGCTCGAGTTGTGCGATTGAGCTGACGGAACATTTCCCACCCTACTGGGAAGGCATGCTTGATCTCCATCAGGAACACCAACTGATCCCACACGTCTCCCTCGTCGAAGGTCATTCCATTGTCCACTTTATCAGCTGCTGTGACGTAACTGTTCTGCTCTTCCAATCTGTCACTATCAAACAGTTGCTCCTGAATGTACAGTGAAAATAAGTTGACTGTTGATTCGCTACCATAAGCATATGACCAGTATTGCCACTGCTGGTAGTTGTGTCCAAGTTCATGCCAACTTACCCAGTCATAGGGAGTGCGATTATCACCCATGTTAAAATACAAACGCCAAAACATAAGTGGAAATCCAGAGTGGGCTGCTCCAACTGTAATCTGAGTATCATTCACCAGCCATTGTTTACCGCGTGGTGGAGCTTCAGACTCATCAAAACCTGCAGCATAATTTAGCATTCCCATAATTTCGTCATAACGAGACATCAGTTCGTCAGGATTGGTTACTTTTCTTGCATCCTTTGTGGCAAGAACAACCACACATTTATCTGATTCCATTATCGTCTGTGGAGCATCTCTCATTTTGATAGTTTCCCATTCTGCATTCGATGTCTGTCCATAGCGATAGTATGGCGCTTCGACCACGTTCGTGACATCAACATCAACTGTGAAATGTTCCCCTTCACTGAACATAAATATGATGTTGCCTCCATACTGACTCCTGATCTCATTCACACCTGGCTTGACATCGAATACCTCAGACACTATGGGCATGCGTTTGTACTGTCCATTGATGACATTAGAAGAATTTGGTTGAAGCCAGTCAGTTTGTGCACCAATGCGAACAGTGATCTGCAGTGCTTGTGCCTCTGATAAAGTTTCAGGCAGAATAACCTGACACACATCTCCCGCTGGTAGGTACAGGTCCGTGAGCTGCCAGTCTTTGGGAACTGTCATTCGGAAATCTCTGTCTTGTCCAAGTACAGATAGATCTAGAGTCACCTTCTTTGTAATTCTTGGTGTGCTAGCATCAACTGTTCCAGGAAAGGTAGCCACATCTCGAGGGTATGGAAGAGGATCAGACTTTGAACTCATATCATTTATGATTCCTCTAGCAATTTCCTGCTTGTATGTTGTCTCATCACTACCAGGGAATGGGTAGACTGCCGGTGGAGCTCCTTCTGGAATTGTTTTCAATTCGGAGAATTTCCACCACTTTTGATTGAGTCCATTGTGAGGAGAATACAACCAAACTTTTGTTCTTGGTTCTTCCCAGGGAACATCAAGAGCATATGAGCCAATCCTGAATCTCTCAGCTTCGTCCCAGGTCCAAATTGCAGTCGAATTACTACTATCTTCTAGTTTCACATCCCGAGTGCTGTAATCTGGACCAAGGCAGTAAGAGCGGTTCCCTGCCCACTGCCATGAGCCGCCGAAGGGGAACCAGccctcttccttacttccatTACACTTCAGGAGTCCAACTTCAGCATCACTTGGCATAGAACCACGACGTACTGCGAGGCACGTAGTGGTACTCTGACTGATGAGATATTCTGGCTCTTTGGTTTCCAGAGACTCAAACCACCATTTCTGGTTAAGGCCATCATGCATAGGATACAATGTGACTTGTGTCCTCGGCTCTGTCCATGGTACATCCAGAGCATATGACCCCAACAATATTCTCTCAGACTCATCATAGACCCAGGAAGCGGATGAATTGCTAGTGTTCCCTAGACCTACTTTGTTTGTGCCAGAAATCGGCTCCAGACAGTAGGAGGAGTTTCCTCCCCATAGCCACTGGTCCCCAGACCTAGTCCACTGCTGTCCCTGGCTCCCATCATACGGGGCCATGCCGACCACGGCGTCATCAGGGCTTGATCCGCTCGTGACAGCCAAGCAAGTGTTGGTGCTCTGGTTCACGAGATACACTGTTTCTCCATCTTTGACGCCATACGTTATCGTCGAGTTGTCTAAAGAGAAGAGTAATATATGGTTAGGCATTTAAGCTTCTTACACTCAAGACAGATAGAAGATTATCGGGAAAAGGGAATAATCGAGCCCTTTTGCAGTAGGGAAAAGTAAAATACAGTATTTTATAGAATATCTACTGTGAAGCAATAGCACTCACATACCTGTCATGGTGACCTAGTTGCAGGTCTCATCGGTCCCCAGTCCGATGAAAGACCAAACCTTTTCGAAAGTGTAAAGCGTTCGTTCGATGGAGAGCATTATATACTCCAATGAACCTTATCAGAATCACTGGATTGTGGAAGGTTACTTACGTATAGCAACTACTATCAGTGCTGATATCATTAGGTATTCTTAGATATTGATACCGCATAAATTGCAATACAGTGACCTTTAAGTgatagtgaatgagtgtgtgtgcatacacgcacacacagatacacatatatatacatgtgtgtatgtatgtaagtatatacatatacttacatgcatatatatatataaatatatatatatacatatacataaatatatatgtgtcagtgtgtgtgcatatgtatctatatatatgaatatgtatatatatatatatatatatatatatatatatatatatatatatatatatatatatatatatatatatatatatatatatatgtgtgtgtgtgtgtgtgtctgtgtgcgcgcgtgtgtgtgtgtgtgtgtgtgtgtgtgtctgtgtgtctgtgtgtatgtgtgtatgtgtgtacccatatgtgtatatatatattcatacatacattatatatatacatgtatatgtatatatacatatatacacatacacatatatgcacattaataaatatttgtatatataatatataatatatatatatatatatatatgtatgtatatatatatatatatatatatatatatatatatatatatatatatttacacacatatccatc is part of the Penaeus vannamei isolate JL-2024 chromosome 19, ASM4276789v1, whole genome shotgun sequence genome and harbors:
- the LOC113823850 gene encoding TRPM8 channel-associated factor 3; protein product: MTDNSTITYGVKDGETVYLVNQSTNTCLAVTSGSSPDDAVVGMAPYDGSQGQQWTRSGDQWLWGGNSSYCLEPISGTNKVGLGNTSNSSASWVYDESERILLGSYALDVPWTEPRTQVTLYPMHDGLNQKWWFESLETKEPEYLISQSTTTCLAVRRGSMPSDAEVGLLKCNGSKEEGWFPFGGSWQWAGNRSYCLGPDYSTRDVKLEDSSNSTAIWTWDEAERFRIGSYALDVPWEEPRTKVWLYSPHNGLNQKWWKFSELKTIPEGAPPAVYPFPGSDETTYKQEIARGIINDMSSKSDPLPYPRDVATFPGTVDASTPRITKKVTLDLSVLGQDRDFRMTVPKDWQLTDLYLPAGDVCQVILPETLSEAQALQITVRIGAQTDWLQPNSSNVINGQYKRMPIVSEVFDVKPGVNEIRSQYGGNIIFMFSEGEHFTVDVDVTNVVEAPYYRYGQTSNAEWETIKMRDAPQTIMESDKCVVVLATKDARKVTNPDELMSRYDEIMGMLNYAAGFDESEAPPRGKQWLVNDTQITVGAAHSGFPLMFWRLYFNMGDNRTPYDWVSWHELGHNYQQWQYWSYAYGSESTVNLFSLYIQEQLFDSDRLEEQNSYVTAADKVDNGMTFDEGDVWDQLVFLMEIKHAFPVGWEMFRQLNRTTRALSDDEAKYLAQDHQRQIDHVYKNLSKSVGYDLVLTYERWGLSLSQEAKDEIEQLGLEKAPGDLSHRAAGKPSQVTDVSDAQMYTPCVILQRKV